In Halosolutus amylolyticus, the genomic window AACATCGAAGGGCTCTCCCTGCAGTTAGCGGCCTGGGAGAACGACGAACCGGTAACGGCCGTCAGCGAGGCCGATCGGAAAGACGTCGTCGTCTCGCTGGTGCACAGTCAGTTGCCCAAACTCGAGTCCCACGGCGTGATCGAGTACGACGAGCGGAGTGGTGATATCGTGGCCGTCGAGGGGTTCGACGACCTCTGGGCGGCCGTCGAACGGGCGTACGTGTTCGACGACGCCGTCGTGATCGACGAGTCGGACGAGTCGTTCCTCTACAGTGAGCCGTTACAGTCCGGAGGCGAGGAGCAATAGCGGAGCGACGGCGATGGGACCGGTGCGCGTGTCGGGGTGGCTCAGCGAGGCGCGTTCGGAACGCGCCGGCCGCGAGAAGGAGAGAATCACGAGCAGGGGATCCGATCGGGATCGCTACTCGACCTGGATTTCACCTTGCATGTTCTGGTGTGGCTCGCACCGGTAGTAGGCCATCTCGTCGGTGGCGGTGATCTCGAGGATCTGGTCGTCGTCGGGTTCGGCGACCTGTTCGGTCTCGTAGTCTTCGACGACGTCCTCGTTCTCGTCCCAGAGCAGGAAGTTGTGGGGAGTGTTGTCGCCTTCGGTCCAGCCGATCTCGTAGTCGCCGTCCGCCTCGAGGACGAGCGTCGGGTTCGTTACGTCTTCGATCGCTACAGGTTCGAGGCCGATCCAGCCGCCGACCTCCCCCCTGAACGTAATTCGTTCACCCGGTTCGATCTCGTAGGGACCGTCGCTTCCGCCACCGGTCTCGGTGTCGTCGCTCCGTTCGTTTTCGTCGTCGCCGAGACAGCCGGCGGCCAGTGCAGTGGCGATCGTCGCACCGGACAGTTTCAGTACTGATCGTCGATCGTGGTCGAACGTGGTCATTGGCTTCAGCCGAACGTGTCGTGCCGTGAAGAATGAAGACCGAACCCGGTTCTCGAGAGATGGGACGCCTACCGGACATATTCGGCGGTATCGCTAAAGTATTGTCTCGGACGGCTCGAGAGCAGTCGCTGTCCGGGAGTCGTGGTCGAAACTGTCGCCCGGGACACTAACGTCCAGCCTCATCCCGTGGCGGCGTGCCGCGTCGGCTGGCTAACCCTCGTGCCGGGCGGGGGACCTCGTATGCAGTCCCCGAGTGGCGTTCCGTCGGGAACGCCTGAGGAGACGGGTCGTCCCGTCTCGTGGTGGGGTGACCCACCGTACGAGTGTCACGTGCCCGGGTTCGCCGTGCTGTCATCGCACCCGTATGGGTTCGCTCGGACGGGGACTTGGGACACGCACCCGGACTAGACCGTCGGGACGGTTAAGTGTTCCAGTCACCGTCGATCGCGCTCATCCGTCGGGTGCCGTCGCCTGGCTGCCCTCGTTGTCCTCGAGCCACGACTCGTACGCGTCGGGTTCGACGACGATCACGTCCGCGTCCATCCGCGAGTGGCCGGCACCACAGAACTCGGTGCAGTCGGCGTCGTACTGGCCGGTCTCGTAGACGTTGGTCCGGAGACGGGTGTACTCCTGGGGGAAGGCGTCCTGTTTGACGCCCAGGTCCGAGACGAACAGCGAGTGGACGACGTCGTCGCTGGTCAACCAGATCGTCACGTCCTCGTCGGCGGGAATGACGATTTCGTCCTCGGTCGTCACGTTGTGCTCGGGGTAGGTCACCTCCCAGCCCCACTGGTAGGCCCGGACGACCAGTTCCTCGTCGTCGGTTTCGGGGAGATCGTCGATCGATTCGACCGCGCCTTGTTCGCCGCCGGCGACGTCGGTCGCCTGGGACGGGGAGACGTATGGACTGACGAGGACGCTGTAGCCGGCGATGCCGACGAACAGCAGGATGATCGCCGTCGCGGCGGTCCAGGTGATCTCGAGTGCGGGATCTTCCGCGGTTGGCTGTGGGTCGTCGTTGTCGTGGAACTTGACCGTCGCGTAGACGAGAATCATCAGGACGAACAGCGAGAGGGGTAACGCGACGTAGAGCAACTGGAACTCGAGTCCTTCGATGAGGTCGCGATTTTCCGACTGTGCCGCGACCCGACCGGTCAGGGCACACAGTAACCCGAGTACTGCAGTGGCGACGGTGACCCGACGACTCATTGGAGGGGCTTCCACGACGAGCCTCATATACGGTCTTCATCGATCGGTGTACTCTCACGAGCGTTGATCGATCGCCCCCGGTCGATCGGACCGGAGACAGTGATCAGCGACGGTGACTTTCACTCCATCGTCAATTGGGCTTATTGACGTCGATGGTGAGGCCACGGTTATGAACGAGGGCGGCGGGTCGCGACGAGTACGGACAGGTTCGCATCCGGTCGGAGGGTTGACCTGACGATGGACCGGGCGATCGTCGAGGTCGCGCTGTTCGCCGCGATCGTCCTCGGCTGTCTGTGTACGGTCCTCGTAGCCAAGCGGCTCCAGGCGGAGCCATCTCCCGACGGCGGGTACGCGACGATCGGTCGGGAAGGACTGACCTGGGGGGCGGCAAAGGCCGCCGCGATCAGATGGACGACGACGACGAACCACCGCGAAATCGGATTGCTCTACATCGCGCTCGGGACCGTCGCGGCGATCTGGGGCGGGGTCGACGCGATGATGCTCCGAACGCACCTGCTGACGCCCGGGGCGGACATCTGGACGGAGCAGACGTACAACGAACTGTTCACGATGCACGGGCTGACGATGCTGATCTTCTTCGTCGCGCCGGTCTTTTTTGGCATCGGCAACTACTTTCTGCCACTGTTGATCGGGGCCGACGACATGGCGTTTCCCCGGTTGAACGCCGTGGGGTTCTGGATGCTCCCACCCGCCCTCTTGCTCTCGCGGCTGGGGATCGTCGCCGAGGTGACCGGGAAGACGCTCGCGCTGGTCGTTCCCGAGGACTGGATCTCGGTGCTGTTTGCCCTCCGCGAACCGGCGATCGGCTGGACCCTGTACCCGCCGCTGTCGACGACGACGCCGGATCCCCAGATCAACTTCCTGTTGCTGGGGCTCCACCTGAGTGGTATCGCGACCACGATCGCCGCGATCAACTTCGTCACGACGATCGTCTACGAGCGTGATAAGTCGATCGGGTGGGCCAACCTCGACATCTTCTCGTGGAACATGCTCGTCACGAGTGCGATCGTCATCTTCGCCTTTCCGCTCCTGGGGACTGCACTGCTGATGTTGCTGTTCGACCGGAACTTCGGGACGACGTTCTTCGCGACCGAGGGCGGCGGGCCGATCCTCTGGCAGCACCTGTTCTGGTTCTGGGGTCATCCCGAGGTGTACATCATCTTCCTCCCCGCGACGGGGCTGATGAGCCTCATCCTCCCGAAGTTCGTCGGACGGAAGCTGTTCGGGTTCAAGTTCATTGTCTACTCGACGATCGCGATCGGCGTCCTTTCCTTCGGCGTCTGGGCCCACCACATGTTCACGACCGGGATCGATCCCCGCATTCGGGCGAGTTTCATGGCGACGTCGATCGCGATCGCGGTACCGAGCGCGATCAAGATCTTCAACTGGATCACCACCATCTGGAACGGGAACGTCAAACTGGCGTCGCCGCTCATCCTCTGTGTCGGCGGCATCGCGATGTTCATCTACGGCGGCATCACCGGCATCTTTCTCGCGGTAATCCCGGTCGACATCGTCTATCACGACACCTACTACGTCGTCGGGCACTTCCACCTCATCCTGATGGGGATCATCCCCCTCATGATGTTCGCCGCCAGCTACTACTGGTACCCGATCATCACCGGACGGTTGTACGATCGACGGCTCGCGCTTTTCCAGTCGACCCTGCTCGTCGCCGGTGCCGCGCTCACGTTCGGGACGCTGATGATCATCGGCTACCTCGAACTGCCCCGCCGGTACGCGACGTACCCCCCATCGTTCAACGGGTTACAGATCGTCGCCACGATCGGATCCTACCTCATCGGGCTCAGCGTCCTGCTGTGGCTCTACAATATGCTCTGGTCGTACTTCCACGGCGACCCGGTCGAGTCGGCCGACCCGTGGAACCTCAAGGCGACCAACCAGTTCACGCCCGAGTGGCAGTGGTTCGAGGAGAAACTCGAACGCGAACGCGGGATTCCGCCCGCCGAACCGGAGTCGGTCCGCCGATCGTACGTTCCGGCCCAGGAGGAGCGCCCGCCATCGTTGTACGGCCGCATCGTGCCGGTTGCACGGACGGTCGTGAGCGACGCCGGCACGGCCGCGATCGGCGGCTTCGTCGGCACGATACTCATGTCGGGGGTGCTCGCCGTCGCCGTCGTCCTCGGCGCGTTCGACCTCGAGGCCTTCGCCGGTCTCGCGACGCTCGTCGGTCTGCCCGCGAACCCCGGCCTCGGCTACGTCATCTTCCTCCTCGGCGGGATGACGACCTGGCCCTTGCTCTTTCTCGCCCTCGGGGAGTACCTGCCCGGCGAACTCACCCTCGTCACGGGGCTGTGGTACGCGACCGTCATCGCCTCCGGGTTCGCGATCGGGTTCCACACCGACCAGGCCGGCCTCGAACTCGTCGCTTACCTCGTGTTCGTCCTGCTCGCCCACTGGATCTACGGACTCGGCCTCGCCGGGACGATCGCGTTCCTCGGCGGACGGCTCTCGTCGCCACCGGAGGACCAGGAGTATGAGCAGTGACGAGGAGCGGGTGACGGGTGAGCCAACCGAACCCGGCGAATCGCGCGTCCTCACCTACGTCGCCCCGTTCCTCGGCGTCCTCCTGATCGCCGCCGGGATCCCCCTCGCGATCGTCGGAGGGTACGTCGTCGTGCAGGATAGCTTCGGGCTCTGTGGCGACCCCGACATCGAGGTCCGGGCGCTCGGCGAGGACGAACGCCCCGCTGAGACCGTCGAGACCCTCCCCTACGAGAACCTCTCGGACGCCGAACAGCGGGCCGTCCGGGAGGCGATCGACAGCCCGCTCGACGAAGCCACGGTCGACGGCGATCGACTGGAAAACGAGGAGGCCCTGCTCGACGGCGTGATCGTCGCGATCGACGGCGAACGCTACTACGTGCAACTCGCGTCGCTGAACTCCTGTCTCGAGGCCCAGCCGCTGCTGTTCCCGATCGGCAGCGTCGCGATCCTCGTCGGGATCGTCGGCGTGTTGACCCCGCCGATCTACCGCAGACTGGCTGGTTTCGAGGAGCGGATGCAACGGGATCGGCGCAGGTAGCGGTGCTGTCTGGTGTGATCGGGTCGTCGATCGACCGCCCCGCTTTTCGTCTATCGGCGCATCGTCGCCGTCGATATCGACCCCCTCGAGTAAGTCCCGGCGATACTCGCGGGACTGCAGACGACGAGGGGTTTTTCATCACTGACCGTCGTAGCCCGACCCCATCGGAGTGATTCGCGTGGACGAAAACGGTACGAAAAAACGATCCGCGGCGAGATGCGCCAACTGTGGCGCGATCGGGATCGTCCAGGTCTGGCCGGACGGGTCGATCCAACCGCTCGGACAGACCGACCTCTGTCGCTGCGAGGACGAGGATATCCGCGTTCTCGACGGCGATATCACGTTTTGACTGCTCAGAGCGCCGTTCCGAGGTAGACGACAGCCACCAGAAACAGCCAGACTGCGTCGACGAAGTGCCAGTACAGACCGACGGTCGCGACCGACGTGTCCCGATCGGGGCCGTAGTGGCCCCGCAGTCCGCGCCAGCAGAGGACGGCCAGTCCGCCGACGCCCAGCGTGACGTGGAGTCCGTGCAGGCCGGTCAGCCCGTAGAACGCGCTGCCGAAGACCCCGTCCGCGAGTGTAAAGCCCTCGTGAACGACGAACTCGTAGTACTCGTAGGCCTGGCCGGCCAGGAAGACGACGCCGAGAAGCAGGGTCGTCCCGAGGAGACCGAGAAACCGCCGGCGGTGGCCCTCGTCCAGCGCCTCGTGAGCGTAGTGGAAGGTAACGCTACTCGTGACCAGGATCAGCGTGTTGATCGCCACGAGCGAACTCAGGAGCGTCGGCACCTCCTGCGGTGGCCACGCGCCGACCCGGACGAAAAAGTAGTAGACGAACAGCGCGCCGAACGTTGAGACGTCGGTCGCGAGAAAGAGCGCCGTCGTCGAGACGTACGATTCGCGGGATTTGCCGCTCGTCTCGGCCTCGCGAGCGGGCGCGAGAAACGTCTCGTCGACCCAGCCGGCGACGCCGGCCAGCAGGACGATCGTCCCGAGGACGGCGAGGCCGACGCCGATCACCGGCGGGAAGACCTCGGTAGTCGCGCCGAGGAGGGCGATCGCGACGCCGCCGTAGAGACCGGCGGCACCGATCCCGGTGACGAGCGGCCACCGGCTCCGGTGCTCGTGCTCGTGATCGTCGTGGCCGTGGCCACCGGGGTCGGGCCCGGGGCCAGCAGGGCCACCGTGGTCGCCTCCCGGATCACCGGCGTCGGGCCCCGAATCGGCTGGATATGGACCCGATCGATCGC contains:
- a CDS encoding DUF7344 domain-containing protein, which encodes MADPSSLDTIYGLLAASQRRYILYYLLDNDRANIEGLSLQLAAWENDEPVTAVSEADRKDVVVSLVHSQLPKLESHGVIEYDERSGDIVAVEGFDDLWAAVERAYVFDDAVVIDESDESFLYSEPLQSGGEEQ
- a CDS encoding twin-arginine translocation signal domain-containing protein, with amino-acid sequence MTTFDHDRRSVLKLSGATIATALAAGCLGDDENERSDDTETGGGSDGPYEIEPGERITFRGEVGGWIGLEPVAIEDVTNPTLVLEADGDYEIGWTEGDNTPHNFLLWDENEDVVEDYETEQVAEPDDDQILEITATDEMAYYRCEPHQNMQGEIQVE
- the coxB gene encoding cytochrome c oxidase subunit II; this translates as MSRRVTVATAVLGLLCALTGRVAAQSENRDLIEGLEFQLLYVALPLSLFVLMILVYATVKFHDNDDPQPTAEDPALEITWTAATAIILLFVGIAGYSVLVSPYVSPSQATDVAGGEQGAVESIDDLPETDDEELVVRAYQWGWEVTYPEHNVTTEDEIVIPADEDVTIWLTSDDVVHSLFVSDLGVKQDAFPQEYTRLRTNVYETGQYDADCTEFCGAGHSRMDADVIVVEPDAYESWLEDNEGSQATAPDG
- a CDS encoding cytochrome c oxidase subunit 3; protein product: MNGRSDSGPDRDPTTRPDGSGHGRARDRSGPYPADSGPDAGDPGGDHGGPAGPGPDPGGHGHDDHEHEHRSRWPLVTGIGAAGLYGGVAIALLGATTEVFPPVIGVGLAVLGTIVLLAGVAGWVDETFLAPAREAETSGKSRESYVSTTALFLATDVSTFGALFVYYFFVRVGAWPPQEVPTLLSSLVAINTLILVTSSVTFHYAHEALDEGHRRRFLGLLGTTLLLGVVFLAGQAYEYYEFVVHEGFTLADGVFGSAFYGLTGLHGLHVTLGVGGLAVLCWRGLRGHYGPDRDTSVATVGLYWHFVDAVWLFLVAVVYLGTAL
- a CDS encoding DUF6789 family protein, with translation MDRAIVEVALFAAIVLGCLCTVLVAKRLQAEPSPDGGYATIGREGLTWGAAKAAAIRWTTTTNHREIGLLYIALGTVAAIWGGVDAMMLRTHLLTPGADIWTEQTYNELFTMHGLTMLIFFVAPVFFGIGNYFLPLLIGADDMAFPRLNAVGFWMLPPALLLSRLGIVAEVTGKTLALVVPEDWISVLFALREPAIGWTLYPPLSTTTPDPQINFLLLGLHLSGIATTIAAINFVTTIVYERDKSIGWANLDIFSWNMLVTSAIVIFAFPLLGTALLMLLFDRNFGTTFFATEGGGPILWQHLFWFWGHPEVYIIFLPATGLMSLILPKFVGRKLFGFKFIVYSTIAIGVLSFGVWAHHMFTTGIDPRIRASFMATSIAIAVPSAIKIFNWITTIWNGNVKLASPLILCVGGIAMFIYGGITGIFLAVIPVDIVYHDTYYVVGHFHLILMGIIPLMMFAASYYWYPIITGRLYDRRLALFQSTLLVAGAALTFGTLMIIGYLELPRRYATYPPSFNGLQIVATIGSYLIGLSVLLWLYNMLWSYFHGDPVESADPWNLKATNQFTPEWQWFEEKLERERGIPPAEPESVRRSYVPAQEERPPSLYGRIVPVARTVVSDAGTAAIGGFVGTILMSGVLAVAVVLGAFDLEAFAGLATLVGLPANPGLGYVIFLLGGMTTWPLLFLALGEYLPGELTLVTGLWYATVIASGFAIGFHTDQAGLELVAYLVFVLLAHWIYGLGLAGTIAFLGGRLSSPPEDQEYEQ